In Clostridiales bacterium, a genomic segment contains:
- a CDS encoding L-ribulose-5-phosphate 4-epimerase, with translation MLKDLKHEVWEQNLNLVKHNLVIFTWGNVSGIDRQKGIIAIKPSGVEYDVLKPEDIVLVDLDGKVVQGKLNPSSDTPTHIELYKNFENLGGIVHTHSTYATAWAQAGKPIKCYGTTHADYFYGEIPCTRALTKQEITADYEKNTGKVIAQTFAELNLDITAMPAVIIKSHGPFAFGKSPKEAVFNAAVLEEVAKMAWLSRQINPDIVSVDQYLLDKHYLRKHGKNAYYGQKNKR, from the coding sequence ATGCTAAAAGATTTGAAACACGAAGTTTGGGAACAAAATCTCAACCTTGTCAAACACAATCTCGTAATTTTCACATGGGGCAATGTGTCGGGCATTGACAGGCAAAAAGGCATTATCGCCATTAAGCCAAGCGGGGTTGAATACGATGTCTTAAAGCCCGAAGACATCGTTTTGGTTGATCTGGACGGCAAAGTTGTCCAAGGCAAGCTAAACCCCTCGTCGGATACGCCTACTCATATTGAGTTGTATAAAAATTTCGAAAATTTAGGCGGCATTGTCCATACGCATTCTACTTACGCTACGGCTTGGGCGCAGGCGGGCAAGCCGATCAAATGCTACGGCACGACGCATGCCGATTATTTTTACGGCGAAATACCTTGCACGCGCGCCCTCACAAAACAAGAAATAACCGCAGATTACGAAAAAAACACCGGCAAGGTAATAGCCCAAACATTCGCAGAATTGAATTTGGACATAACAGCCATGCCCGCGGTTATAATCAAGTCGCACGGGCCTTTTGCGTTTGGCAAAAGCCCCAAAGAAGCCGTGTTTAACGCGGCCGTTTTGGAAGAGGTGGCAAAAATGGCATGGCTAAGCCGGCAAATAAACCCCGATATCGTATCGGTTGACCAATATTTGCTTGATAAGCATTATTTAAGAAAGCATGGCAAAAACGCTTATTACGGACAAAAAAACAAAAGATAA